Proteins encoded within one genomic window of Thermodesulfatator atlanticus DSM 21156:
- a CDS encoding PEP-CTERM sorting domain-containing protein produces the protein MKRVFFLLFCVFAIICWSGSSFATQVEPVGVYWDLQVSYGSGNQTIDSDSSQYLTPTLPHAYQVPYTDFIEVFYDPFFAAYAEYSADVDELSAYVEGYADGSYSGDTDWYYALSKVAVGSNLFSGQPQFVLSFDWSVDFDFDTAYNTGRAGYAVGLIDWTETTDPNNPVFVHQETVFFNDDDSGHYENSWSLDPTHEYLFGVGILAQISGAEDEWGGYVDAQITNLNAQAVPEPASMLLVGAGLGALALFGLRKKA, from the coding sequence ATGAAACGCGTATTTTTTCTGCTCTTTTGTGTTTTTGCCATTATTTGTTGGTCAGGCTCATCTTTTGCCACCCAGGTTGAGCCCGTCGGCGTTTATTGGGACCTGCAGGTGAGCTACGGCTCAGGGAATCAGACAATCGATAGCGATAGTTCTCAGTACCTGACTCCTACTTTGCCGCATGCATATCAAGTCCCATATACGGATTTTATCGAAGTTTTTTATGATCCTTTTTTTGCAGCCTATGCAGAGTATAGTGCGGATGTTGACGAGCTTAGCGCTTATGTTGAAGGTTATGCAGATGGTTCTTATTCCGGCGATACAGATTGGTATTATGCTCTCTCCAAAGTAGCAGTAGGGAGTAATTTATTTTCTGGCCAGCCTCAGTTTGTGCTCTCCTTTGATTGGTCCGTAGATTTCGATTTTGACACGGCTTATAACACCGGGCGTGCGGGGTATGCCGTAGGCCTGATTGATTGGACAGAGACCACCGATCCTAACAATCCCGTTTTTGTGCACCAGGAGACGGTTTTCTTCAACGATGATGACTCAGGGCATTACGAAAACTCCTGGAGCCTTGACCCTACGCACGAGTATCTCTTCGGGGTAGGAATCTTGGCGCAAATAAGCGGGGCAGAAGACGAGTGGGGTGGTTATGTCGATGCACAGATTACGAATCTAAACGCCCAGGCGGTGCCTGAGCCGGCAAGCATGCTCCTGGTAGGCGCCGGCCTTGGGGCTCTCGCCCTCTTTGGGCTCCGTAAAAAGGCGTAG
- a CDS encoding choice-of-anchor D domain-containing protein → MRKFLMLVTTFVLIFFEISSASDPLIKLVRNYTKDYYFRELFVEIHGSYGIQFLPKVSKCYNEDGQPVCNYLSSEEIGELADNYYNSTSTPSLFDFFGWLEEKGYIIDYSNSTITSVSLDSLASKVKREAEQEFIEEITAAYDTEFTFISSNETKLWPYDEAIRDSSFLTSYQFTELYKGMKSIGIIDIEINATLNGTLITGVLYSPLLEINISGNGSVLAYSNNLSSQMPECADINCEIPFPEEDSVLLTAVPANGYLFFGWDGDCAECENNTECTITMDTDKTCNAIFRALEPDISVSPTSYDFGMVQVGNSAEKDFIVQNVGTEDLNIVNVTISTDISEFFITQDNCSGTVLSQGENCTIKITFNPQSVGSKSATLKITSDDPDENTVSIALSGTGVPNQPPVIESFTANPTSGYAPLTVNFTCTAYDPDGSVASYEFDPGDGSDPINSETGSFTYTYETPGTYHATCTSYDNDGASTTSEPVTIEVNPAAVSMADLVVTKLATPRYWRAGKTGRVSILIENQGEEDVTEPFVVRAVVHSAAPGFVIGEQTINGLAAGKRKLVRFRFRVPAELCTPINQHTLYVTVDTENQISETDEGNNTKEKPIVIRGCYRF, encoded by the coding sequence ATGAGAAAGTTTTTAATGCTTGTAACAACTTTTGTTTTAATTTTCTTCGAAATTTCAAGTGCTTCTGACCCTCTAATAAAATTAGTACGTAATTATACCAAAGATTACTACTTTAGAGAGTTATTTGTGGAAATTCACGGCTCTTACGGAATTCAATTTCTGCCCAAGGTAAGTAAGTGTTATAATGAAGATGGTCAACCTGTTTGTAATTATTTGAGCAGTGAAGAAATTGGGGAGCTAGCTGACAATTATTATAATTCTACTTCAACTCCTTCATTATTTGATTTTTTTGGCTGGCTAGAAGAAAAAGGTTATATAATTGATTATTCTAATTCTACTATTACTTCTGTCTCATTGGATAGTCTTGCTTCTAAAGTAAAGAGAGAAGCAGAACAGGAATTTATTGAAGAGATTACAGCAGCCTACGATACAGAATTTACTTTTATCTCATCAAATGAAACAAAACTTTGGCCCTATGATGAAGCAATTCGAGATTCCTCGTTCCTAACCTCTTATCAATTTACTGAACTTTACAAAGGCATGAAAAGCATAGGTATAATAGATATTGAAATTAATGCTACCTTAAACGGCACACTTATAACTGGTGTGTTATACTCTCCCCTATTAGAGATAAATATTTCCGGTAACGGATCAGTTTTAGCATATAGTAATAATTTGTCATCACAGATGCCCGAATGTGCAGATATTAATTGTGAAATTCCTTTTCCGGAAGAAGATAGTGTTTTGCTTACTGCTGTTCCTGCAAACGGCTACCTTTTCTTTGGCTGGGATGGGGACTGCGCCGAATGCGAAAATAATACCGAGTGCACCATAACCATGGATACGGACAAGACCTGTAACGCCATCTTTAGGGCCCTTGAGCCTGATATATCCGTATCGCCCACCTCTTACGACTTTGGCATGGTGCAGGTAGGCAATAGCGCGGAGAAGGACTTTATAGTCCAAAATGTAGGGACAGAAGACCTAAATATTGTGAATGTCACTATCTCCACAGATATCTCCGAATTTTTCATCACTCAAGATAATTGCAGTGGTACTGTATTATCCCAGGGTGAAAACTGTACTATAAAGATTACCTTTAATCCACAAAGTGTTGGCTCTAAGAGTGCAACCCTTAAGATCACCTCCGATGATCCGGACGAAAATACGGTATCAATAGCACTTTCTGGAACAGGGGTTCCCAACCAGCCTCCTGTAATAGAGTCCTTCACCGCTAACCCCACATCGGGTTATGCACCCCTCACCGTCAACTTCACCTGCACTGCCTATGACCCTGACGGCTCCGTTGCCTCCTACGAATTCGACCCTGGCGATGGCTCTGATCCTATTAATTCTGAAACTGGCTCCTTCACCTACACCTACGAAACCCCTGGCACCTATCACGCCACCTGCACATCCTATGATAACGACGGCGCAAGCACCACTTCTGAGCCGGTAACGATAGAGGTAAACCCTGCGGCTGTTAGCATGGCAGATCTTGTGGTCACGAAACTTGCCACTCCACGCTACTGGCGGGCGGGCAAGACCGGACGAGTGAGCATTCTTATTGAAAACCAGGGCGAAGAGGACGTTACCGAGCCATTTGTGGTAAGGGCTGTTGTCCATTCTGCTGCACCGGGGTTTGTAATTGGCGAGCAGACCATAAACGGCCTTGCCGCTGGCAAGCGAAAACTTGTGCGTTTCCGCTTCAGAGTCCCTGCTGAGCTCTGCACTCCCATCAACCAACACACACTTTACGTGACCGTAGATACCGAAAACCAGATCAGCGAAACAGATGAAGGAAACAACACCAAGGAAAAGCCCATCGTTATAAGAGGTTGTTACAGATTTTAG
- a CDS encoding response regulator transcription factor: MGGGKINRDFALGIASFAAYDLWMLLFPLQGLALLSTAGPRAIAFWLVPHVLTFSLLSLVPNERYFDPVSKVALLLTCVFTALFPYAPQFHGKLLLLLGITSALAMVRTASLLCHHQRPWKAAAWALIFANILLSLILALKIPNEILFIGLGLFLLIGLFGSLPASAPSSSASMFRYFPFIFSFYLLSALLYIVLMPHYVEEAIFLGVENLFYVATLLLAARLLPKEKDLVLALGIGGGIFAISFFHSHVPLSHNLSMYAIQIAVGFVDLFCLYLFLTGENYIANLAKGFACVFWGVTASLPLYYLARESDFILIGGNIILGISLLLFYFTERRRNVKKIVLLTKNNKAFNNQETKPKEVWQTKSAKEEFAQKLSAREKEVFQLTLEGKSIKEIAEEIGISISSVKTYLQRVYKKADVRNKQELIDKFR; this comes from the coding sequence GTGGGTGGGGGCAAAATAAATCGTGATTTTGCGCTGGGTATAGCTTCTTTTGCGGCCTATGACCTTTGGATGCTCCTGTTTCCCTTGCAAGGGCTTGCTCTTTTATCAACAGCAGGCCCGCGGGCCATTGCCTTCTGGCTGGTACCCCATGTGCTTACTTTTTCCCTGCTTAGCTTAGTCCCTAATGAGCGCTATTTTGACCCTGTTTCTAAAGTAGCCCTTTTGCTCACCTGTGTTTTTACCGCGCTTTTTCCTTACGCCCCGCAATTTCATGGAAAGCTTTTGCTTTTACTTGGCATCACCTCTGCTCTGGCCATGGTGCGTACGGCATCTCTTCTATGCCACCATCAAAGGCCTTGGAAAGCAGCAGCCTGGGCCTTGATTTTCGCTAATATTTTGCTCTCGTTAATCCTTGCCCTTAAAATCCCAAATGAAATTCTGTTTATAGGGCTTGGTCTGTTTTTGTTGATAGGTTTATTTGGTTCTTTGCCTGCTTCTGCGCCTTCTTCTTCGGCCTCAATGTTCAGATATTTTCCTTTTATCTTCTCTTTTTATCTCTTAAGTGCCTTGCTTTATATAGTGCTTATGCCTCATTATGTTGAGGAGGCAATCTTTTTAGGTGTGGAAAACCTTTTTTATGTAGCTACGTTGTTATTGGCTGCGCGTTTGTTACCTAAAGAAAAAGACCTTGTTTTGGCTTTAGGCATTGGTGGTGGGATATTTGCTATTTCGTTTTTTCATTCTCACGTGCCCTTGAGCCATAATTTGAGCATGTATGCCATTCAAATAGCCGTAGGTTTTGTGGATTTATTTTGTCTTTACTTGTTTTTAACTGGCGAAAACTATATTGCAAACCTTGCTAAAGGTTTTGCCTGTGTATTTTGGGGAGTAACAGCATCTTTGCCTCTTTACTACTTGGCCCGCGAGTCTGACTTTATTTTAATCGGCGGGAATATCATATTGGGTATTTCGCTTCTGTTATTTTATTTCACCGAACGCAGACGCAACGTTAAAAAAATTGTTTTGCTAACCAAAAATAATAAAGCTTTTAATAACCAAGAAACAAAACCAAAAGAAGTTTGGCAAACTAAGTCTGCCAAAGAGGAATTTGCTCAAAAGCTTTCCGCGCGCGAAAAAGAAGTATTTCAGCTGACCCTTGAAGGCAAAAGTATAAAGGAAATTGCCGAAGAGATAGGGATATCTATCTCTTCGGTAAAGACCTATTTACAGCGCGTCTATAAAAAAGCAGATGTCCGCAACAAACAAGAACTAATAGATAAATTCAGGTAA
- a CDS encoding ABC transporter ATP-binding protein, with translation MLRVNALSYKHILKEISFTVKKGEIVAILGPNGAGKTTLFRCLMRLLKPSKGSVYLKEKRLSAYQPKELARVAAYCPQSPKVGFDYLVRTVVLMGRSPYLSPLNAPSAKDFAVVEKAMEILGIKALAERPLHTLSGGQQRLVFLARALAQEAELIFLDEPTAHLDLKHQIHVLQKIKDLAREKGLTFVMNLHDPNMALAYAGRILLLKAGRLIGELSAKDEKLKQALEELYEIEFSLCSLENKLFVFPRI, from the coding sequence ATGCTCCGCGTAAATGCCCTTTCTTACAAACATATCCTGAAAGAAATCTCTTTTACCGTGAAAAAGGGCGAAATAGTGGCTATTCTCGGGCCAAATGGTGCTGGAAAGACCACCCTTTTTCGCTGCCTCATGCGACTTTTAAAACCCTCAAAAGGTAGCGTTTATTTAAAAGAAAAGCGCCTTTCTGCTTACCAGCCCAAAGAGCTTGCGCGCGTGGCCGCCTACTGCCCTCAGAGCCCCAAAGTGGGGTTTGATTACCTGGTGCGCACGGTGGTGCTCATGGGGCGAAGCCCTTATCTTTCGCCCCTTAACGCTCCTTCGGCCAAAGACTTTGCCGTGGTGGAAAAGGCTATGGAGATCCTGGGCATAAAGGCCCTGGCCGAAAGGCCCCTGCACACCCTTTCAGGTGGGCAGCAGCGTCTGGTGTTTCTGGCCCGGGCCCTGGCCCAAGAGGCTGAGCTCATTTTCCTTGACGAACCAACGGCTCACCTTGACCTGAAACACCAGATACACGTGCTTCAAAAGATAAAAGACCTTGCCCGAGAAAAGGGGCTCACTTTTGTGATGAATCTTCATGACCCCAACATGGCCCTTGCCTATGCCGGGAGGATCCTTCTTTTAAAAGCAGGGCGCCTTATCGGAGAGCTCTCCGCAAAGGACGAAAAACTCAAACAGGCCCTTGAAGAACTTTACGAGATCGAGTTTAGCCTGTGTTCGCTAGAGAACAAGCTATTTGTGTTCCCAAGGATTTAA
- a CDS encoding FecCD family ABC transporter permease — MSIKWFFFIFFCLGVIFLSFFIGPTGFIPPGGLGKAIIWEIRAPRVMLAAFCGAMLAASGASLQAIFRNPLVDPYLLGLSSGGALGCALSVAFFPWLPVPLAAFLGASLAAFLTYSLARLEGSASRLALILSGVIVSAFLMAIVSLIKFLLDPHRMSEVVLWMMGSFALARWETVKTTAPFMCVGAAVLVALRHRLNVLSLSEEEAKSLGVSVGRERVLIISAVTLGVGATVAAAGIIGWAGLMVPHLVRLSFGPENERVLPASLLAGAAVLVAADTLARSVSSFDLPVGILTAILGVPFFVYLLRKARGEWP; from the coding sequence ATGAGTATTAAATGGTTTTTCTTTATCTTTTTTTGTCTGGGAGTGATTTTTCTTTCCTTTTTTATTGGGCCAACAGGCTTTATCCCGCCAGGAGGCCTTGGCAAGGCCATTATCTGGGAGATAAGGGCCCCGCGGGTAATGCTTGCGGCTTTTTGTGGTGCTATGCTTGCGGCCTCTGGGGCCTCGCTTCAGGCCATTTTTCGCAACCCGCTGGTTGATCCCTATCTCCTTGGCCTTTCCTCTGGAGGCGCCCTAGGTTGTGCCCTTTCGGTGGCTTTTTTCCCGTGGCTACCTGTGCCTTTGGCCGCATTTTTAGGGGCTTCTTTAGCCGCCTTTTTGACTTACAGCCTTGCCAGGCTGGAAGGCAGCGCTTCGCGTCTTGCCCTTATTCTTTCAGGCGTAATTGTCTCGGCCTTTCTCATGGCCATTGTCTCGCTTATTAAGTTTTTGCTCGATCCCCACCGCATGAGCGAAGTGGTGCTCTGGATGATGGGAAGCTTTGCTCTGGCGCGCTGGGAAACCGTAAAAACCACCGCGCCTTTCATGTGTGTGGGGGCAGCGGTGCTTGTTGCGCTTCGCCATCGGTTAAACGTACTTTCGCTTTCGGAAGAAGAGGCTAAAAGCCTTGGGGTCTCGGTGGGGCGCGAGCGTGTGCTTATTATTTCAGCGGTAACGCTGGGAGTTGGCGCCACGGTGGCTGCGGCAGGGATAATCGGCTGGGCGGGGCTTATGGTGCCGCATCTTGTGCGTCTTTCCTTTGGCCCGGAAAACGAACGCGTGCTTCCCGCAAGCCTTTTGGCCGGGGCCGCGGTGCTGGTGGCTGCAGACACCCTGGCCCGCAGCGTCTCAAGCTTTGATCTCCCTGTAGGGATCCTTACGGCTATCCTGGGGGTGCCGTTTTTTGTCTATCTTCTGCGCAAGGCCCGGGGGGAGTGGCCCTGA
- a CDS encoding ABC transporter substrate-binding protein: protein MKKIFSLCLGLLLLATGVALARNIQVTDALGRKVTIKAPVERAVFYIGYEFIPYLDLWEQTVGLSLWAFQEEEFRKLAGPHLKRLKPVGTATHPNLEALLALKPDLVLTWTYQPRAVNTISALGVPVVTLDPEGLCDLFGTLDLLAKVFDKEPRGEKLAKAMKQVLSDLKARVSSCRRVRAVFMWNRPTRVSGKKGVVPELIRAAGGKNMGDELSIAYADVSLEHIVMWNPEVIFIWGNARFGPEDILKDTRLSRVEAVRTHRVYKLPSWSTWSPRAVLLAVWMAKRLHPDKIDQKFFTREEDLINQFLKQ from the coding sequence ATGAAAAAGATCTTTTCCCTGTGCCTTGGCCTGCTGCTTCTGGCAACTGGGGTGGCCCTGGCGCGCAACATTCAGGTAACCGATGCCCTGGGCCGGAAGGTCACGATCAAGGCCCCGGTTGAGCGGGCGGTCTTTTACATTGGCTACGAATTCATCCCTTATCTCGATTTATGGGAACAAACCGTGGGGCTGAGTCTCTGGGCGTTTCAGGAAGAAGAATTCCGCAAGCTGGCTGGCCCCCATTTAAAAAGGCTTAAACCTGTGGGCACCGCCACTCATCCCAACCTTGAGGCCCTGCTGGCCCTAAAACCAGACCTTGTGCTCACCTGGACTTATCAACCCCGGGCGGTGAATACCATAAGCGCCCTTGGCGTCCCCGTGGTAACACTTGATCCAGAAGGGCTTTGTGATCTCTTTGGAACCCTTGACCTGCTGGCCAAGGTGTTTGACAAAGAGCCCCGCGGGGAAAAACTTGCCAAGGCCATGAAACAGGTGCTAAGCGATCTTAAGGCCCGGGTCTCCTCTTGCCGCAGGGTGAGGGCAGTGTTTATGTGGAACCGTCCCACCAGGGTTTCGGGGAAAAAGGGGGTGGTCCCAGAGCTAATACGTGCGGCAGGTGGAAAAAACATGGGAGATGAGCTCTCAATTGCTTATGCGGATGTTTCCCTGGAACACATCGTAATGTGGAATCCAGAGGTAATTTTCATCTGGGGAAACGCCCGCTTTGGGCCGGAAGATATCCTGAAAGACACCAGGCTCTCAAGGGTTGAAGCTGTCCGCACCCACAGGGTATATAAGCTTCCCTCATGGTCAACCTGGTCGCCCAGGGCCGTGCTTTTGGCGGTGTGGATGGCAAAGCGCCTTCACCCTGACAAAATAGACCAAAAGTTCTTTACCCGCGAAGAAGACCTTATCAACCAGTTTTTGAAGCAATGA
- a CDS encoding formylmethanofuran dehydrogenase subunit E family protein, with product MLWVDLELKAMADRHGHLCPYLALGFRVGEHFRKLLPTDQVPFDVRTYNQSCAVAALELMGFKVEVEELGEQTYALMAPSGETYALVTISREFLTPPAEDIMTIAEKIACGTADPFEKAHYGHALDRWILKILEAKEEELFKADGKFV from the coding sequence ATGCTCTGGGTTGATCTGGAACTCAAGGCCATGGCAGACCGGCACGGGCACCTTTGCCCTTATCTGGCTCTGGGTTTCCGGGTGGGGGAACACTTTCGCAAGCTCTTGCCCACTGACCAGGTGCCCTTTGATGTGCGCACGTATAACCAGAGCTGTGCGGTGGCTGCGCTCGAGCTTATGGGATTTAAGGTAGAAGTTGAAGAGCTTGGCGAGCAGACCTACGCCCTTATGGCCCCCTCAGGCGAGACTTACGCCCTGGTCACGATTTCACGCGAGTTTCTCACCCCGCCAGCAGAAGATATCATGACCATTGCGGAAAAGATCGCCTGTGGCACCGCAGACCCCTTTGAAAAGGCCCACTATGGCCATGCCCTTGACCGCTGGATCCTTAAAATCCTTGAGGCCAAAGAGGAAGAACTCTTTAAAGCTGACGGAAAATTCGTATGA
- a CDS encoding cobaltochelatase subunit CobN: protein MKKVLAVMWSSYLPPLVEAAKEQNLFALKAYSTKSLTDQETFEKFLLSAQKASAIVLYRAAEDYWPELEEQIKTHAPRAKVVWTGYEASFWPLSAGGAEVGATVYRYLLYGGPENYTQLVRYLAARVLGEEIAYEPPQELPWEGIYHPRAPKVFSSTEEYLSWYTPPDKAPLVGILFSRQYWVNNDLDVENALISALEEKGLFVIPVFAYSLADSALGAKGSAWAVENFFFDHKKQPLIQALVKLQPFLLGAERRSPSDSELAAKGVELLKKLNVPVFQPVTMYYQDEDQWRKNPQGLTSEIGWSIALPEAEGVIEPLAIAAMKRWQDEKTSISLEKRAPLMERCQRLASRVAAWVRLRQTPPAERKVVFVLHNNPCASVEATVGAGANLDSLESVVRLLKRLKKEGYLVEDIPPDGKALARLILERKAVSEFRWTTVEEIVAKGGVLAKVSLEQYLRWWRELSPYVRERMEEAWGTPPGEEKDGVPPAMVHEGEIVVTGLRFGNVVVCVQPKRGCAGPRCDGRVCKILHDPDIPPPHQYLATYRYLEEIFGAHVIVHVGTHGNLEFLPGKGVALSEACFPDLAIHRLPHLYIYNADNPPEGTIAKRRAYAVLVDHMQTVMQESGLYGELEELAQLLEEYERAAYGDPARAHMLEHLISELLEKTNLKPEVEKALKNSPEKGFKALVRAAHEVLTRLRESHIQDGLHIFGEVPRGERLAKFIKAILHYDLREKKDWEPFFNDESIWQAISQEKDLALKQDGQGLGEFLARIADLKERILASREIEALLNGLSGGYIPAGPSGLITRGRDDVLPTGRNFFSIDPRRVPTKAAYQVGLRLAEAVVQKYLREKGTYPENVAFYWMANDIMWADGEGMAQILALLGVRPVWAPSGRIKGLEVIPLHELSRPRIDVTIRVSGITRDNFPECISWVDKAVQMVALLDEPPEENFVRKHTLERLHLLSQDTNDPKALRRATFRIFASKPGTYKAGVNLAVYASAWKEERDLAEIFVYWNGYAYGEGVFGEEAHGELAESLKRVSLTFNKTVTDEYDLFGCCSYFGTHGGLTIAARELSGQEVPAYYGDTRDPTAIEVRDLADEIKRVVRTKLLNPKWIEGMKRHGYRGAGEIAKRLGRVYGWQATTRAVEDWVFDELARTYVLDEENRRFFQKENPYALEEIARRLLEAEARGLWKPAPDVQKGLREVYLEIEGQLEGETGSSRGGFQGGAVDMITSDDIKAWQQEISRVKEFFTPKEKDHALG, encoded by the coding sequence ATGAAAAAAGTCTTAGCCGTTATGTGGAGTAGTTATTTGCCTCCTTTGGTGGAGGCAGCCAAAGAACAAAACCTCTTTGCTTTGAAAGCTTATTCCACCAAAAGCTTAACCGACCAGGAAACCTTTGAGAAATTTCTCTTAAGCGCCCAAAAGGCCTCGGCTATTGTGCTTTACCGGGCCGCAGAAGACTACTGGCCAGAGCTCGAAGAACAAATAAAAACCCATGCCCCCAGGGCCAAAGTGGTCTGGACCGGCTATGAAGCAAGCTTTTGGCCACTTTCAGCAGGGGGTGCCGAAGTCGGCGCCACGGTCTATCGCTACTTACTTTACGGTGGCCCGGAAAATTACACCCAGCTTGTGCGGTATCTTGCGGCCCGCGTGCTGGGAGAAGAAATAGCCTATGAACCACCCCAAGAGCTTCCCTGGGAGGGGATCTATCACCCTCGGGCTCCAAAAGTGTTTTCCTCAACCGAAGAATATCTTTCCTGGTATACTCCCCCTGATAAAGCACCGCTGGTGGGTATTTTATTTTCACGGCAATACTGGGTAAATAACGACCTTGACGTAGAAAACGCCCTTATTTCAGCCCTTGAAGAAAAAGGCCTTTTCGTCATCCCGGTATTTGCTTATAGCCTGGCGGATAGCGCCCTTGGCGCTAAGGGAAGCGCCTGGGCGGTAGAGAACTTCTTCTTCGACCATAAAAAGCAGCCCCTGATCCAGGCCCTTGTCAAGCTTCAACCCTTTTTACTCGGGGCCGAACGCCGAAGCCCTTCTGACTCAGAGCTTGCGGCCAAAGGGGTTGAGCTCCTTAAGAAACTTAACGTCCCGGTGTTTCAACCGGTCACCATGTATTACCAGGACGAAGACCAGTGGCGTAAAAATCCCCAGGGGCTTACCAGCGAGATAGGCTGGTCCATTGCGCTGCCTGAAGCTGAGGGTGTTATCGAACCGCTTGCCATTGCCGCCATGAAGCGGTGGCAAGACGAAAAAACCAGCATTTCCCTTGAAAAACGTGCTCCGCTTATGGAACGCTGCCAAAGGCTCGCCTCCCGGGTGGCTGCCTGGGTCAGGCTTCGCCAGACACCGCCTGCCGAAAGAAAAGTTGTTTTTGTGCTCCATAACAACCCTTGTGCCTCGGTAGAAGCCACCGTGGGCGCAGGGGCCAACCTTGACTCGCTGGAAAGCGTGGTGCGCCTGCTTAAGCGCCTTAAAAAAGAAGGCTACCTGGTAGAAGACATCCCTCCGGATGGCAAAGCCCTTGCGCGGCTTATCCTTGAACGCAAGGCCGTCTCTGAGTTTCGCTGGACCACGGTGGAGGAAATCGTCGCCAAGGGCGGTGTCCTGGCCAAGGTCTCTCTGGAACAATACCTCAGGTGGTGGAGGGAGCTTTCCCCTTACGTGCGTGAGCGTATGGAGGAGGCCTGGGGCACTCCGCCAGGGGAAGAAAAAGACGGTGTGCCCCCGGCCATGGTGCATGAAGGCGAGATCGTGGTCACCGGGCTCAGGTTCGGAAACGTGGTGGTCTGCGTGCAACCCAAAAGGGGTTGTGCTGGCCCACGCTGCGACGGGCGCGTGTGCAAGATCCTCCACGACCCGGACATCCCGCCTCCACATCAGTATCTAGCCACGTATCGTTATCTGGAAGAGATCTTTGGCGCCCATGTTATTGTCCACGTAGGCACCCACGGAAATCTCGAATTTTTGCCCGGAAAAGGGGTAGCGCTCTCAGAGGCTTGCTTCCCTGACCTTGCCATTCATCGCCTGCCGCACCTTTACATTTATAACGCTGATAATCCCCCTGAGGGCACCATTGCCAAGCGCCGTGCCTATGCCGTGCTGGTGGACCACATGCAAACCGTAATGCAGGAAAGTGGGCTTTACGGTGAGCTTGAAGAGCTGGCCCAGCTCCTTGAGGAATACGAACGGGCTGCCTATGGCGACCCGGCGCGTGCCCACATGCTTGAACACCTCATTTCCGAGCTCCTTGAAAAGACGAACCTAAAACCCGAAGTGGAAAAGGCCCTTAAAAACAGCCCGGAAAAAGGCTTTAAGGCCCTTGTGCGTGCGGCCCACGAGGTGCTTACCAGACTTCGCGAAAGCCACATTCAGGACGGCCTGCACATCTTTGGTGAAGTCCCCAGAGGCGAGCGTCTGGCCAAATTCATAAAGGCCATCTTGCACTACGATCTGCGGGAGAAAAAAGACTGGGAGCCCTTTTTTAACGACGAAAGTATCTGGCAGGCCATAAGCCAAGAAAAGGACCTGGCCCTTAAACAAGACGGCCAGGGTCTTGGGGAGTTTCTCGCCCGCATTGCCGACCTAAAAGAACGTATTTTGGCCTCACGCGAGATAGAGGCCCTGCTTAACGGGCTCTCTGGCGGCTATATCCCGGCGGGGCCTTCAGGCCTTATCACCCGGGGTCGAGATGACGTACTCCCCACCGGCCGCAACTTCTTTTCCATTGACCCGCGGCGGGTGCCCACCAAGGCCGCCTATCAGGTGGGGCTCCGCCTGGCAGAGGCCGTTGTCCAGAAATACCTCCGCGAAAAAGGAACCTACCCGGAAAACGTGGCCTTTTACTGGATGGCCAACGACATCATGTGGGCCGATGGCGAAGGCATGGCCCAGATACTGGCCCTGCTTGGCGTGCGCCCGGTTTGGGCGCCTTCAGGCCGTATAAAAGGCCTTGAGGTCATACCCCTTCACGAACTCTCCCGCCCGCGCATAGACGTAACTATTCGCGTCTCGGGTATCACGCGGGATAATTTCCCCGAGTGCATCTCCTGGGTGGATAAGGCCGTGCAGATGGTAGCCCTTCTTGACGAGCCCCCTGAAGAAAACTTTGTGCGCAAACACACCTTAGAACGCCTGCACCTGCTAAGCCAAGACACCAACGACCCAAAGGCCTTGCGGCGGGCCACTTTTCGCATCTTTGCCTCAAAGCCCGGCACCTACAAGGCAGGGGTTAACCTTGCGGTCTATGCCTCCGCCTGGAAGGAAGAACGCGACCTGGCCGAGATCTTTGTCTACTGGAATGGCTACGCCTACGGCGAGGGGGTCTTTGGCGAAGAGGCCCACGGAGAGCTTGCCGAAAGCTTAAAGCGCGTCTCCCTCACCTTTAACAAGACCGTCACCGACGAGTACGACCTTTTTGGCTGTTGCAGTTATTTTGGCACCCACGGTGGCCTTACCATTGCTGCCCGGGAGCTCTCGGGGCAGGAAGTGCCTGCTTACTATGGCGATACCAGAGACCCCACGGCCATAGAAGTGCGCGACCTTGCCGACGAGATAAAGCGCGTGGTACGCACCAAGCTCCTTAATCCCAAGTGGATAGAGGGCATGAAGCGCCACGGCTACCGCGGGGCTGGCGAGATAGCCAAGCGTCTCGGGCGGGTTTATGGCTGGCAGGCCACCACCAGGGCGGTGGAAGACTGGGTTTTTGACGAACTGGCGCGCACCTACGTGCTTGACGAAGAAAACCGCCGCTTTTTCCAGAAAGAAAACCCCTATGCCCTGGAAGAAATTGCCCGCAGGCTCCTTGAGGCCGAGGCCCGCGGGCTCTGGAAGCCTGCGCCTGACGTGCAAAAGGGCTTAAGAGAGGTTTACCTGGAGATCGAAGGCCAGCTTGAAGGGGAAACCGGCTCTTCCCGCGGGGGCTTTCAAGGCGGAGCCGTGGACATGATCACCAGTGACGACATCAAGGCCTGGCAGCAAGAAATCTCCCGGGTAAAAGAATTTTTCACCCCAAAGGAGAAGGACCATGCTCTGGGTTGA